From Rhodovastum atsumiense, a single genomic window includes:
- a CDS encoding MFS transporter has protein sequence MQRANTINGLVFPGDGQERLNFLTAALLTGFGPFIVVYLTRQGWSPAEIGWAVTTATVAAMAGQVPAGVLVDRLPCKRWAAGGALIAIGVAAALLASWPGLVPGLFASVVQGFGGCLLGLALAGIAVGSVDRGALTLRLARNLRFSAAGNACGAVVMGGCGMLLSPASVLWLAALLCLPCLLVLRAMPASGPASGHTPASSRDPRPKLWPSDCPGMLPFAAVVVLFQFGNAALLLLKAADLGAAEGARASLVVAGCIVLPQLTMIMVSPLLARATELWGRRHVMALALAMLPLRALLFAVVSDPMVLVLVQALDGISGAAFGLLVPLTVADLTRGKGGFNVVAAAIGLAGGMGAALSAGCGGSLAAVVGTTPAFLAFAVIGLAAVGLYAMVVGPAPVIRPNRVPGNAAIASGGRKAPGATGRSGGRPGLAERVRSGGGWRHAMAPKQKAPGPLLPMPPAAPPSPSASLLPVRSQAA, from the coding sequence ATGCAGCGTGCGAACACGATCAACGGCCTTGTCTTTCCCGGCGACGGGCAGGAACGACTCAATTTCCTCACGGCGGCGCTGCTGACCGGCTTCGGGCCGTTCATCGTCGTCTATCTCACCCGGCAAGGCTGGAGCCCGGCCGAGATCGGCTGGGCGGTGACGACCGCCACCGTGGCGGCGATGGCCGGCCAGGTGCCGGCCGGGGTGTTGGTGGACCGCCTGCCCTGCAAGCGATGGGCGGCAGGGGGAGCACTGATCGCCATCGGCGTGGCCGCCGCCCTGCTGGCCTCCTGGCCAGGGCTGGTGCCAGGGCTGTTCGCCAGTGTGGTGCAGGGGTTCGGTGGCTGCCTGCTCGGGCTGGCGCTGGCGGGGATCGCCGTCGGGTCGGTGGATCGCGGGGCCCTGACATTGCGGTTGGCGCGCAATCTGCGGTTCAGCGCCGCGGGGAACGCGTGCGGCGCCGTGGTGATGGGCGGTTGCGGCATGCTGCTGTCCCCGGCGTCGGTGCTGTGGTTGGCCGCGTTGCTGTGCCTGCCCTGCCTGCTGGTGCTGCGGGCGATGCCCGCGTCCGGCCCCGCTTCCGGCCACACCCCGGCATCGTCGCGAGATCCCCGCCCGAAGCTGTGGCCCTCCGATTGTCCGGGGATGTTGCCCTTCGCCGCGGTGGTGGTGCTGTTCCAGTTCGGCAATGCCGCGCTGCTGCTGCTCAAGGCCGCTGACCTCGGGGCCGCCGAAGGCGCGCGCGCCAGCCTGGTCGTGGCCGGCTGCATCGTGCTGCCGCAACTCACCATGATCATGGTGTCCCCCTTGCTCGCCCGGGCCACGGAACTTTGGGGCAGGCGCCATGTCATGGCGCTGGCCCTGGCCATGCTGCCCTTGCGCGCCCTGCTGTTCGCGGTGGTGAGCGACCCGATGGTGCTGGTGCTGGTGCAGGCACTCGACGGCATCAGCGGCGCGGCCTTCGGCCTGCTGGTACCATTGACGGTGGCCGACCTGACCCGTGGCAAGGGGGGGTTCAACGTGGTCGCGGCGGCGATCGGCCTGGCCGGCGGGATGGGGGCGGCGCTCAGCGCCGGCTGCGGCGGCAGCCTGGCGGCGGTGGTCGGCACCACCCCGGCCTTCCTGGCCTTCGCCGTGATCGGCCTGGCCGCAGTCGGGCTGTATGCGATGGTGGTCGGCCCGGCGCCGGTGATCCGGCCGAACCGGGTGCCCGGCAATGCGGCGATCGCTTCGGGCGGCCGGAAGGCACCGGGGGCGACCGGCCGGTCGGGAGGCAGGCCGGGGCTGGCCGAGCGCGTCCGTTCCGGAGGGGGCTGGCGCCATGCCATGGCGCCGAAGCAGAAGGCCCCGGGCCCCTTGCTGCCGATGCCCCCCGCCGCCCCGCCGTCTCCTTCCGCTTCATTGCTGCCGGTGCGCAGCCAGGCGGCATAG
- the typA gene encoding translational GTPase TypA, with the protein MDIRNIAIIAHVDHGKTTLVDQLLRQSGAFREHQQVAERALDRNDLERERGITILAKCTSVVWHDTRINIVDTPGHADFGGEVERILGMVDGAIVLVDSAEGVLPQTKFVVGKALARGLRPIVVVNKIDRQDARPDEVHEEVFDLFAALGATDAQLDFPMLYASGRQGWADVALEGPRKDLSALFDLVLRHVPAPVLDTEAPFGMVASILDYDNYLGRVLTGRVEQGRARVNMPVRVLRADGSVVEIGRLTKLMSFRGLERVPVEEAEAGDIIAVAGLAEATVPDTIAAPELPAALPAIPVDPPTLAMTFRINDGPLGGREGKKVTSRQIRDRLLREAEGNVAIRITESSESEAFEVAGRGELQLGVLIETMRREGFELTIGRPRVLTRQNPETGEREEPMEEVLVDVDEPYTGIVVEKMSLRKGEMQDMRPSGGGKVRLTFLMPSRGLIGYHGEFLTDTRGTGIMNRLFHGYGPWKGTIEGRRNGSLISTENGEAVQYALFYLQERGTLFVDPGDKVYVGMILGEHSRDNDLEVNPIKEKKLTNIRAAGKDEALLLTPPRRMSLEQAIAYIEDDELVEVTPSAVRLRKRYLDPHERKRFERRVESDAVA; encoded by the coding sequence ATGGACATCCGCAACATCGCGATCATCGCCCATGTCGATCATGGCAAGACCACGCTGGTCGACCAACTGCTGCGGCAGTCCGGTGCCTTCCGCGAGCACCAGCAGGTTGCCGAACGCGCGCTCGACCGCAATGACCTCGAGCGCGAGCGCGGCATCACCATCCTGGCGAAATGCACCTCGGTGGTGTGGCACGACACCCGCATCAACATCGTCGACACCCCCGGCCACGCCGATTTCGGCGGCGAGGTGGAGCGCATCCTCGGCATGGTGGATGGCGCCATCGTGCTGGTGGACAGCGCCGAGGGTGTGCTGCCGCAGACCAAGTTCGTGGTCGGCAAGGCGCTGGCGCGCGGGCTGCGGCCGATCGTGGTGGTGAACAAGATCGACCGCCAGGACGCCCGCCCCGACGAGGTGCACGAGGAGGTGTTCGACCTGTTCGCCGCCCTCGGCGCCACCGACGCACAGCTTGACTTCCCGATGCTGTACGCCTCCGGCCGTCAGGGCTGGGCGGACGTGGCGCTGGAAGGGCCGCGCAAGGACCTCTCGGCGCTGTTCGACCTGGTGCTGCGCCACGTGCCGGCGCCCGTGCTGGATACCGAGGCGCCCTTTGGCATGGTCGCCTCCATCCTCGACTACGATAACTACCTGGGCCGCGTGCTGACCGGCCGGGTCGAGCAGGGCCGCGCCCGGGTGAACATGCCGGTGCGGGTGCTGCGCGCCGACGGCTCGGTGGTGGAGATCGGGCGACTGACCAAGCTGATGTCTTTCCGCGGGCTGGAGCGCGTGCCGGTGGAAGAGGCGGAGGCGGGCGACATCATCGCCGTCGCCGGGCTCGCGGAGGCGACCGTGCCGGATACCATCGCCGCGCCCGAGCTGCCGGCGGCACTGCCGGCGATCCCGGTCGATCCGCCGACCCTGGCCATGACCTTCCGCATCAATGACGGTCCGCTCGGCGGGCGCGAGGGCAAGAAGGTCACGTCGCGCCAGATCCGCGACCGCCTGCTGCGTGAGGCCGAGGGCAACGTCGCCATCCGCATCACCGAGAGCAGCGAGAGCGAGGCTTTCGAGGTCGCCGGGCGCGGCGAACTGCAGCTCGGCGTGCTGATCGAGACCATGCGGCGCGAGGGCTTCGAGCTGACCATCGGCCGCCCGCGCGTGCTGACCCGCCAGAATCCGGAGACAGGCGAGCGCGAGGAGCCGATGGAAGAGGTGCTGGTCGATGTCGACGAGCCCTATACCGGCATCGTCGTGGAAAAAATGAGCCTGCGCAAAGGCGAGATGCAGGACATGCGCCCCTCGGGCGGCGGCAAGGTGCGGCTGACCTTCCTGATGCCGAGCCGCGGCCTGATCGGCTACCACGGCGAGTTCCTGACCGACACCCGTGGCACCGGCATCATGAACCGGCTGTTCCACGGCTACGGCCCCTGGAAGGGCACGATCGAGGGGCGCCGAAACGGCAGCCTGATCAGCACCGAGAATGGGGAAGCGGTGCAGTACGCGCTGTTCTACCTGCAGGAGCGCGGCACGCTGTTCGTCGATCCCGGCGACAAGGTGTACGTGGGCATGATCCTGGGCGAGCACTCGCGGGACAACGACCTCGAGGTCAACCCGATCAAGGAGAAGAAGCTCACCAATATCCGGGCCGCGGGCAAGGACGAGGCGTTGCTGCTGACCCCGCCGCGGCGGATGTCGCTCGAACAGGCGATTGCCTATATCGAGGATGACGAGCTGGTGGAGGTGACCCCGTCCGCCGTGCGCCTGCGCAAGCGCTACCTCGACCCGCACGAGCGCAAGCGTTTCGAGCGGCGGGTGGAGAGCGACGCGGTCGCCTGA